In the Desulfotignum balticum DSM 7044 genome, one interval contains:
- the gyrB gene encoding DNA topoisomerase (ATP-hydrolyzing) subunit B has protein sequence MKEDNVTKEYNAGSIKILEGLEAVRKRPSMYIGNVDMEGLHHLVYEVVDNSIDEAMAGHCDTINVTIHPDMSVSVEDNGRGIPIEIHDTEHVPACEVVMTKLHAGGKFDKDSYKVSGGLHGVGISVVNALSSHLEMEVYKKGKIYHQVYSRGHKITELAVKGDTVKKGTKIRFTPDFTVMNENEFDYEILSRRMRELAFLNKGVRIIIEDERSAQKDDFFYEGGIVSFVEYLNRSCTPLHDPIHIEGEKKDVQVEVAIQYNDTFKEKLYSYANNIRTIEGGFHVSGFKAAMTRTVNAYITGAKNLPKNMQNIKLSGDDMREGLAVIISVKIMEPQFEGQTKTKLGNNEVKGIVESLLNEKLAWFLEENPTVARQIISKAVDAARARDAAKRARELARKKGTLMDSTLPGKLAECQFADPAERELFLVEGDSAGGSAKQGRDRRFQAILPLKGKILNVEKARFDKILRSDEIKNIITVLGTGAGKEEYDVEKIRYHKVVIMTDADVDGSHIRTLLLTFFYRQMPEMIAKGYLYIAQPPLFRVGSRKSGLYLKNEEEYSLYLIQRIASQKDLYIDNQTDPIPEEKFQQFMQNMTWYFNAVSLLRKRDFDTKMLLNVIHHGVRDKFFLEKRSNFEALSQDLKNSGYQPQDIEYDPERKIYEMDIYDKEGKQFLLRVGREILATSDYKQMLKSYERIAEFNQPPFAVMSKQEDAKIRNEFATIDELYAFLMAEAKKGIAIQRYKGLGEMNAEQLWETTMNPEKRMMLQVNIDDAEKADEIFTLLMGEEVEPRRNFIQKHALEVTSLDY, from the coding sequence ATGAAAGAAGACAACGTGACAAAAGAATACAACGCAGGCAGCATCAAGATTCTGGAAGGACTGGAAGCAGTCAGAAAACGGCCGTCCATGTATATCGGCAATGTGGACATGGAAGGACTCCATCACCTGGTGTACGAGGTGGTGGACAACAGTATCGATGAGGCCATGGCCGGCCATTGCGACACCATCAATGTCACCATTCATCCGGACATGAGCGTGAGTGTGGAGGACAACGGCCGGGGGATTCCCATTGAGATACATGATACCGAGCATGTGCCGGCCTGTGAAGTGGTCATGACCAAACTGCATGCCGGCGGCAAGTTTGACAAGGATTCCTACAAAGTGTCCGGTGGACTTCACGGCGTGGGAATTTCCGTGGTCAACGCCCTGTCCAGCCACCTGGAAATGGAAGTCTATAAAAAGGGAAAGATCTATCACCAGGTGTATTCCCGGGGTCACAAGATCACGGAGTTGGCCGTCAAGGGGGATACCGTGAAAAAAGGAACAAAAATCCGGTTCACCCCTGATTTCACGGTCATGAATGAAAATGAATTTGATTATGAAATTTTGTCCCGGCGCATGCGGGAGCTGGCCTTTCTGAACAAGGGGGTCCGGATCATTATCGAAGACGAGCGGTCCGCCCAGAAAGATGATTTTTTCTATGAAGGCGGAATTGTGTCGTTTGTGGAATATCTGAACCGCTCCTGTACGCCTTTGCATGATCCCATTCATATCGAGGGGGAAAAAAAAGATGTGCAGGTGGAAGTGGCCATCCAGTACAATGACACATTCAAGGAAAAACTGTATTCCTATGCCAACAACATCCGCACCATCGAGGGCGGATTCCATGTGTCCGGGTTCAAGGCAGCCATGACCCGCACGGTGAACGCCTATATCACCGGGGCTAAAAATCTGCCTAAAAACATGCAGAATATCAAGCTGTCCGGCGATGACATGAGAGAAGGCCTGGCCGTGATCATTTCCGTGAAGATCATGGAGCCCCAGTTCGAAGGCCAGACCAAGACCAAACTGGGCAACAATGAAGTCAAGGGTATTGTGGAATCTTTGCTCAACGAAAAACTGGCCTGGTTTCTGGAAGAAAACCCCACTGTGGCCAGACAGATCATCTCCAAGGCCGTGGATGCGGCCAGGGCCAGGGATGCAGCCAAACGAGCCCGGGAACTGGCCAGAAAAAAAGGCACCCTGATGGATTCCACCCTGCCGGGCAAGCTGGCGGAATGTCAGTTTGCCGATCCTGCGGAAAGAGAACTGTTCCTGGTGGAGGGCGATTCTGCCGGCGGGTCGGCCAAACAGGGAAGAGACCGAAGGTTCCAGGCCATTCTGCCTTTGAAAGGCAAGATTCTGAATGTGGAAAAAGCCCGGTTTGACAAGATTCTGAGAAGTGACGAGATCAAAAACATCATCACCGTGCTGGGCACAGGGGCCGGCAAGGAAGAGTATGATGTGGAAAAAATCCGGTATCACAAGGTGGTGATCATGACGGACGCGGATGTGGACGGTTCTCATATCCGGACCCTGTTGCTCACCTTTTTTTACCGCCAGATGCCGGAAATGATCGCAAAAGGATATCTGTACATTGCCCAGCCGCCGTTGTTCCGGGTGGGTTCCCGAAAAAGCGGGCTGTATCTGAAAAACGAGGAAGAATACTCCTTGTATCTGATTCAGCGCATTGCCTCGCAAAAAGATCTGTATATCGACAATCAGACAGATCCGATTCCTGAAGAAAAATTCCAGCAGTTCATGCAGAATATGACCTGGTATTTCAATGCAGTGTCATTGCTTCGGAAGCGGGATTTTGACACCAAAATGCTGCTCAATGTGATTCATCACGGGGTCAGAGACAAATTTTTCCTGGAAAAGAGAAGCAATTTCGAGGCATTGTCCCAGGATTTGAAAAATTCCGGGTATCAGCCCCAAGACATTGAATATGACCCGGAGCGCAAAATCTATGAGATGGATATCTATGACAAGGAAGGCAAGCAGTTCCTGCTGAGGGTGGGCCGGGAGATACTGGCCACCTCCGACTACAAGCAGATGCTCAAAAGCTATGAAAGAATCGCCGAGTTCAACCAGCCGCCGTTTGCTGTGATGTCCAAACAGGAAGATGCCAAAATACGAAACGAATTTGCCACTATTGATGAATTGTACGCTTTTTTAATGGCGGAAGCCAAAAAAGGGATCGCCATCCAGCGGTACAAAGGTCTGGGGGAGATGAACGCGGAACAGCTCTGGGAAACCACCATGAATCCGGAAAAACGCATGATGCTCCAGGTGAATATCGACGATGCGGAAAAAGCGGACGAGATTTTCACCCTGCTCATGGGAGAAGAGGTGGAACCCCGCCGCAATTTCATTCAAAAGCATGCCCTTGAGGTGACGTCCCTGGATTATTGA
- a CDS encoding aminotransferase class I/II-fold pyridoxal phosphate-dependent enzyme — MAVEENIIRFASRMDQLPPYLFGMINKMKMEKRRNGDDVIDLGMGNPMDPTPDAVIEKLVEVAKDPKSHRYPESSGMPHLKKEIAKYYQRHYDINLDAEKETYFTIGSKEGISHLCLAIMGPGDSVLVPAPAFPIHIYAAVIAGANVMRIPIAPEQGFLDRIIKICESCYPAPKVLMLNYPHNPTGVVTDIAFFEEIVALAKRFRFMVINDFAYSMITFDGYKAPSFLEAPGAKDVGVEFGSFSKSYNMAGWRIGYCVGNEQIVKALGQIKGYFDYGIFSAIQVAGIIALRDCDDTIPVLAKTYETRRDVLCSGLSRMGWDITPPKAGMFVWAKIPAPFDKMGAMQFAVEMMNRANVAVAPGTGFSKEGEGYLRLALVENEERLRQAMRQMKKAMDAMEIQ; from the coding sequence ATGGCCGTGGAAGAAAATATCATTCGTTTTGCCAGCCGCATGGATCAGCTGCCGCCCTATCTGTTCGGCATGATCAATAAGATGAAAATGGAAAAACGGCGCAACGGAGATGATGTCATCGATCTTGGTATGGGCAATCCCATGGATCCCACCCCGGATGCAGTGATCGAAAAACTGGTGGAGGTGGCCAAGGACCCCAAATCCCACCGGTATCCGGAAAGTTCGGGCATGCCGCATCTGAAAAAAGAGATCGCCAAATACTATCAGCGCCATTATGACATCAATCTGGATGCGGAAAAGGAAACCTATTTCACCATCGGCTCCAAAGAGGGGATTTCCCATCTGTGCCTGGCCATCATGGGACCCGGGGATTCCGTGCTGGTGCCGGCACCGGCCTTTCCCATCCACATTTATGCCGCCGTCATTGCCGGGGCCAATGTCATGCGAATTCCCATTGCCCCGGAACAGGGATTTTTAGACCGGATCATCAAGATCTGCGAGTCCTGCTATCCGGCCCCGAAGGTGCTGATGCTCAATTATCCCCACAACCCCACGGGCGTGGTCACAGACATTGCGTTTTTTGAAGAGATCGTGGCTCTGGCCAAACGGTTCAGATTCATGGTAATCAATGACTTTGCCTATTCCATGATCACGTTTGACGGATACAAAGCCCCCAGTTTTCTGGAAGCCCCGGGCGCCAAGGATGTGGGCGTGGAATTCGGCTCGTTTTCCAAATCTTACAACATGGCGGGCTGGCGCATCGGCTACTGCGTAGGTAATGAGCAGATTGTCAAAGCGTTGGGCCAGATCAAGGGATATTTTGACTATGGTATTTTTTCCGCCATCCAGGTGGCGGGCATCATTGCGTTAAGAGATTGTGACGACACCATTCCCGTGCTGGCCAAAACTTACGAGACCCGAAGAGATGTGTTATGTTCCGGCCTGTCCCGCATGGGATGGGATATTACCCCTCCCAAGGCGGGCATGTTTGTGTGGGCCAAAATCCCGGCACCCTTTGACAAGATGGGGGCCATGCAGTTTGCCGTTGAAATGATGAACCGGGCCAATGTGGCTGTGGCACCGGGCACCGGATTCAGTAAGGAAGGCGAAGGCTATCTGCGCCTGGCCCTGGTGGAAAACGAGGAACGGCTGCGCCAGGCCATGCGGCAGATGAAAAAAGCCATGGATGCCATGGAAATTCAATAA
- the dapB gene encoding 4-hydroxy-tetrahydrodipicolinate reductase — protein MTKKVCIAGATGWAGSALTKAVHAQTDMQVAGAVSRTRKGEKLAEVLGLEKTDVIITDSVTKASLADARVLVEFTKPDVAMTHIMTALDAGVHVVVGTSGLTDADYAQIHEKALEKKVGVLAAGNFALTVVLLQKFSEIAARYIPQWEIIDYAGDAKKDSPSGTARELAFRLSQVRRSQLTVPLADTQGPVEARGADMTGSQVHSIRLPGFTLSSEIIFGMPDQTLTIRHDAGTSAQPYVEGALLAIRKVDTFTGLRRGLDHVMDLD, from the coding sequence ATGACAAAAAAAGTGTGTATTGCCGGAGCCACGGGCTGGGCCGGTTCCGCGTTGACAAAAGCCGTTCACGCACAGACCGACATGCAGGTGGCGGGTGCGGTGTCCAGAACCCGCAAAGGGGAGAAACTGGCCGAGGTTCTGGGTCTTGAGAAAACAGATGTGATAATTACCGATTCTGTGACAAAAGCATCTCTGGCCGATGCCCGGGTGCTGGTGGAATTTACCAAACCTGACGTGGCCATGACACATATCATGACGGCTCTGGATGCCGGCGTACATGTGGTGGTGGGAACCTCGGGCCTGACCGATGCGGATTATGCGCAGATCCATGAAAAAGCGCTGGAAAAAAAAGTAGGTGTGCTGGCAGCGGGAAATTTTGCCCTGACCGTGGTGCTTTTGCAAAAATTTTCAGAAATTGCGGCCCGGTATATTCCTCAATGGGAAATCATTGATTATGCCGGTGACGCGAAAAAAGATTCCCCCAGCGGCACGGCCAGGGAACTGGCCTTCCGGCTGTCCCAGGTGAGACGATCCCAACTGACCGTTCCTTTGGCAGACACCCAGGGTCCCGTCGAAGCCAGGGGTGCGGACATGACCGGCTCCCAGGTGCATTCCATCCGGCTGCCCGGATTCACCCTGTCTTCGGAAATCATTTTCGGCATGCCCGACCAGACCCTGACCATCCGGCACGATGCCGGCACCAGTGCCCAGCCCTATGTGGAAGGGGCTTTACTGGCCATCCGCAAGGTGGACACCTTCACGGGTCTTCGCCGGGGCCTGGATCATGTGATGGATCTGGATTGA
- a CDS encoding KGGVGR-motif variant AAA ATPase produces the protein MKFLSWLDVKDNIRKETDNFRHLPDGIINLHFYPDEIVVEQKDEDKNLLKEAFKTWFPNPDVYDPVKNQIYLDIARFPIIITCETGSNDRMNFLERPRFDNLYFSRTFLSNETLNNMSEPEHKIIAFHSFKGGVGRTLLLAAMIKSLSEIVKEQGKEKRILVIDGDIEAPGVTFWEKNRIGGAADIGFTQFLNAIQYANSDSDYNLDAVIDYFAQEIRRYEQVVDSIKIYVLPAFNDPLDLFQINVRPEHVSQDDNPWKLRDCVDRLATRINADYVFIDLRAGISELSAPFLLDPYIDRFLVTTLSEQSLYGTELILREMTKINKIENKVNKNFLPEVIFSMVPEHDEKRLLDAQTRFDQAIFGPENENVQEMDSDEELLSDPIPIRVAHFKSELLGIRSWEDVWENAGSIIDIFNNYFSGLEELRDDIESIIPDEDEDGVNRLKKLKTFCSEYVFAETTTKDSFLKTGFFKEFPRQNFNSLPLVVSLGAKGSGKTFHFMRMTGFKTYQSFCDKIEPGKVKIDADFFPILRSSEIFGESEVIQQLKLHQPLFDRFDHDAFKIQIEKFRDENHSESDWKDFWENMIIQAISENNLDIKNYRQLDTLVNKPIILLMDGLENLFPDIHSDINQQNAISALLDIPGRLSEIRDRHIGLVIFLRKDYLGSAKKQNSGQFEKKYENYKLLWDKTAFLRLVYWLATTSGALEKDIKADPSSMNKEPLSQKLRPLWGLKLGNDNSREANTINWVYGALSDFKGYLQARDVVRFLEEAANASDTHTTSQWKDRLIPPTAIRRAMEGCSLERVKELKQESKIFKKWVDSLQAADELVMPFSKSLLPDDSSSSLLELKKLGVVYEDISDTTEEFRFYIPEIYRLGLGFKFKTGARPKVLSLKRKAIGKDFM, from the coding sequence ATGAAATTTCTCAGCTGGCTGGATGTGAAAGATAATATTAGAAAAGAGACGGATAATTTCAGGCATCTACCAGATGGAATTATTAATCTTCATTTTTATCCGGATGAGATCGTGGTTGAACAGAAAGATGAAGATAAAAATCTCTTAAAGGAAGCGTTCAAAACCTGGTTCCCCAATCCAGATGTTTATGATCCCGTTAAAAATCAAATTTATCTGGATATTGCCCGTTTTCCAATCATAATTACCTGTGAAACAGGGTCGAATGACAGGATGAATTTTTTGGAAAGGCCTCGGTTCGACAATCTCTATTTTTCAAGAACATTCCTTTCTAATGAAACGTTAAATAATATGTCTGAACCCGAGCATAAAATAATTGCGTTTCATTCTTTCAAGGGTGGGGTTGGCAGAACACTGCTCTTGGCGGCTATGATAAAATCGTTGAGCGAAATAGTCAAAGAACAGGGGAAAGAAAAACGGATTCTGGTTATTGACGGGGATATAGAAGCCCCGGGCGTTACTTTCTGGGAAAAAAATCGAATAGGCGGTGCCGCAGATATTGGGTTTACTCAATTTCTAAATGCCATACAATATGCTAATTCAGATAGTGATTATAACCTGGATGCGGTGATCGACTATTTTGCCCAAGAGATTCGGCGGTATGAACAGGTGGTTGACTCAATAAAAATATATGTGCTGCCAGCATTCAATGATCCTTTAGATCTGTTTCAGATCAATGTTAGACCCGAACATGTATCACAGGATGACAACCCATGGAAGTTGCGGGACTGTGTTGATCGGCTCGCCACCCGGATAAACGCAGACTATGTGTTCATAGATTTGAGGGCCGGTATCAGTGAACTGAGCGCTCCTTTTCTGTTGGACCCATATATTGACCGTTTCCTTGTCACCACCTTGTCTGAGCAGTCTCTTTATGGAACAGAACTTATTTTAAGGGAAATGACAAAAATAAATAAAATAGAAAACAAGGTGAATAAAAATTTTCTACCGGAAGTCATTTTTTCCATGGTTCCGGAACATGATGAGAAACGTCTGCTTGACGCTCAAACCCGTTTTGACCAAGCCATATTCGGCCCCGAAAATGAAAATGTCCAGGAAATGGACTCAGATGAAGAATTACTTTCAGACCCTATTCCCATAAGGGTGGCTCATTTTAAAAGTGAGTTGCTCGGCATAAGGTCTTGGGAAGATGTCTGGGAGAACGCTGGTTCGATAATTGACATATTTAATAATTATTTCAGTGGATTGGAGGAACTCCGTGATGATATAGAATCAATTATCCCTGATGAGGATGAAGACGGTGTAAATCGTTTAAAAAAACTGAAAACGTTTTGTTCAGAGTATGTTTTTGCCGAGACCACAACAAAAGATAGTTTTCTGAAAACTGGTTTTTTCAAAGAATTTCCCAGGCAAAACTTCAATTCTCTCCCCCTGGTCGTATCCTTGGGTGCCAAAGGATCAGGAAAAACGTTCCATTTTATGCGCATGACAGGTTTTAAAACATATCAATCATTTTGTGATAAAATTGAACCTGGAAAAGTCAAAATAGATGCGGATTTTTTTCCCATATTAAGGTCAAGTGAAATTTTTGGTGAATCAGAAGTCATACAGCAATTAAAATTACATCAGCCCCTTTTTGACCGTTTTGATCATGATGCGTTTAAAATACAAATAGAGAAGTTCAGGGATGAAAACCATTCTGAATCAGACTGGAAAGATTTCTGGGAAAATATGATCATTCAGGCGATATCTGAGAATAACCTTGATATAAAGAACTACAGGCAGCTCGATACTTTAGTAAATAAGCCCATTATTTTATTGATGGATGGTCTGGAGAACCTTTTTCCAGACATACACTCTGATATAAACCAGCAGAATGCTATTTCCGCCTTGCTGGATATACCGGGCCGGCTTAGTGAAATAAGAGACCGTCATATAGGGTTGGTGATTTTTTTACGCAAAGATTATCTGGGCAGTGCCAAAAAGCAGAACAGCGGGCAGTTTGAAAAAAAATATGAAAACTACAAACTGCTGTGGGACAAAACCGCATTTCTTCGCCTAGTTTACTGGTTGGCCACCACATCTGGGGCTTTGGAAAAAGATATAAAGGCAGATCCTTCTTCCATGAACAAAGAACCGTTGAGTCAAAAATTAAGGCCCCTGTGGGGATTGAAGCTGGGGAATGATAATTCAAGAGAAGCGAATACCATTAATTGGGTATATGGAGCGCTATCAGATTTCAAGGGTTATCTTCAGGCCAGAGATGTGGTCCGGTTCCTGGAAGAAGCGGCAAATGCATCAGATACACACACTACAAGTCAATGGAAAGACCGGCTGATTCCACCGACTGCTATACGCCGAGCCATGGAGGGTTGCAGTTTAGAAAGGGTCAAGGAGCTCAAGCAGGAATCAAAAATTTTCAAAAAATGGGTGGATTCTTTGCAGGCAGCAGATGAACTGGTAATGCCATTTTCAAAATCACTGCTGCCAGATGACAGCAGTTCATCCCTTTTAGAATTGAAAAAACTGGGGGTGGTTTATGAGGATATAAGCGATACCACAGAAGAGTTCCGATTTTATATTCCTGAGATCTACCGCCTGGGCCTGGGATTCAAATTCAAGACCGGGGCACGCCCCAAAGTACTCAGTTTAAAACGTAAAGCCATTGGTAAAGATTTTATGTAA
- a CDS encoding PaaI family thioesterase: METDQLYTGPHEVELDSWISCAPFEKLVGIKIVTAENGRSCLTMPFVYKLAQGQGLAHGGAIVTLADTAVAIAIKSFIPPGNRFGTTSLSAEFLRPVKKGILTAKAQAVMIKDRQVEGKTTVFDDENRPVMQFSAVFRLAGKGMSSTQK, encoded by the coding sequence ATGGAAACCGATCAATTATATACCGGACCCCATGAGGTCGAACTGGACAGCTGGATCAGCTGCGCACCGTTTGAAAAACTGGTGGGGATAAAGATTGTGACGGCTGAAAACGGGCGATCCTGTCTGACCATGCCGTTTGTATATAAACTGGCCCAGGGGCAGGGCCTGGCCCATGGCGGCGCCATTGTGACTTTGGCGGACACAGCCGTGGCCATCGCCATTAAAAGTTTTATTCCACCGGGAAACAGATTCGGGACCACCTCATTGAGTGCGGAATTTCTGAGACCTGTGAAAAAAGGCATTCTCACTGCAAAAGCACAAGCAGTCATGATCAAAGATCGTCAGGTGGAGGGAAAAACCACGGTATTTGACGATGAGAACAGACCGGTGATGCAGTTTTCAGCCGTGTTCAGACTTGCCGGAAAAGGGATGTCGTCAACGCAAAAATAA
- a CDS encoding flavin reductase family protein, which translates to MKEQWQSAFGQMTYGIYVLTTKTDDGINGMIASWVTQVSYDPPLIMAAVHPNRYSHDMIVTTRAFGLHIINQSQKDLLKRFKGPDPKEKFAGINWKTRTTGVPILKNCLAWFELEVIEQHQPGNHTLFISKVVDAGVHSKGTPLTTLDYEGMYVGKN; encoded by the coding sequence ATGAAAGAACAGTGGCAGTCGGCCTTTGGGCAGATGACCTATGGAATTTATGTGTTGACCACGAAAACAGATGATGGGATCAACGGCATGATCGCCTCCTGGGTGACCCAGGTGTCATATGATCCGCCCCTGATCATGGCGGCGGTGCATCCCAACCGGTATTCCCACGACATGATCGTCACCACCCGGGCGTTCGGGCTGCACATCATCAATCAGTCCCAAAAAGACCTGCTCAAACGGTTCAAAGGGCCGGACCCGAAGGAAAAGTTTGCCGGAATAAACTGGAAAACCAGAACCACCGGGGTACCTATTTTGAAAAACTGCCTGGCCTGGTTTGAACTGGAAGTGATCGAACAGCATCAGCCCGGCAACCACACCCTGTTTATTTCAAAAGTCGTGGATGCCGGGGTTCATTCTAAAGGGACACCGTTGACCACACTGGATTACGAAGGCATGTATGTGGGGAAAAACTAA
- a CDS encoding DUF1566 domain-containing protein — MFHDRFHVKNEVVVDEHTGLMWPKDAGLVEFPLTWEEALAEIKTINETGLFGYHDWKLPNRRELFSLMSHEVINPSVDAGHLFTGIFHGYYWTSTTCARLPDQAWYVHLGGARVFKGMKHRSYMVWPVRKIHPGGSRVWQTGQTVCYDGSGSRMDCDGSG; from the coding sequence ATGTTTCATGACCGGTTTCATGTGAAAAATGAGGTGGTGGTTGATGAACATACCGGCCTGATGTGGCCGAAAGATGCCGGGTTGGTGGAATTTCCCTTGACCTGGGAGGAGGCCCTGGCAGAGATAAAAACAATCAATGAAACCGGCCTGTTCGGGTATCATGACTGGAAACTGCCCAACCGCCGGGAACTGTTCAGCCTGATGAGTCATGAGGTGATCAACCCCAGCGTCGATGCCGGGCATCTGTTTACCGGCATTTTTCACGGCTATTACTGGACGTCCACCACCTGTGCCCGGCTGCCGGACCAGGCCTGGTATGTCCACCTGGGCGGGGCCCGGGTGTTCAAGGGAATGAAGCATCGTTCCTACATGGTCTGGCCGGTGCGAAAGATCCATCCCGGTGGTTCCCGGGTGTGGCAGACCGGACAGACCGTTTGTTATGATGGGTCCGGCAGCCGGATGGACTGCGACGGGTCTGGCTGA
- a CDS encoding DUF1566 domain-containing protein yields MDWNTAFDRVAQMNRDRVQGYDDWRVPEIRDLESLTDMDHHSPALPENHPFTHVQAFYWSATTSQYDTGYAWVLYTKDGPVGVGYKPLTEFFLWPVRGPYTGMGADDEADR; encoded by the coding sequence ATGGACTGGAACACGGCATTTGACCGGGTCGCACAGATGAACCGGGACCGGGTACAAGGATATGATGACTGGCGGGTTCCGGAAATCCGGGACCTGGAAAGCCTCACAGACATGGACCATCATTCCCCGGCCCTGCCTGAAAATCATCCGTTTACCCATGTTCAGGCGTTTTACTGGTCCGCCACCACCAGCCAATATGATACCGGGTATGCCTGGGTTTTGTACACAAAGGACGGGCCTGTGGGGGTCGGGTACAAGCCGCTGACTGAATTTTTTCTGTGGCCGGTGCGCGGCCCTTATACCGGCATGGGAGCCGATGATGAAGCTGATCGCTGA
- a CDS encoding dihydropteroate synthase, with translation MMKLIADNLRITRPDIRRALQQLDPKPVQDLVKACEARGAWAIDVNTGHLGKQAGPGMRFFMEAVQAVTDLPLLIDTANPDAMAAGVKAAKNRIILNGFSLEPRKLEQILPLVREYDADIVGFLLYPDSRVPIDAPQRFEVAQDLMEAVESAGVAKERVIIDPVIPPLAWADGIVQAREVMKVIRTLPDLLGFPVKTIGGISNLGTNAPDRAARLAVELSYVAMLTSAGLDYALLDILNFDLVRAAKVSGILARENLFSWAMVP, from the coding sequence ATGATGAAGCTGATCGCTGATAACCTGCGCATCACAAGGCCGGACATCCGTCGGGCCTTGCAGCAGTTGGACCCAAAACCGGTGCAGGATTTGGTGAAAGCCTGTGAAGCCCGGGGGGCCTGGGCCATTGACGTGAATACCGGGCATTTGGGAAAACAGGCAGGGCCGGGCATGCGGTTTTTCATGGAGGCGGTCCAGGCGGTCACCGACCTGCCGCTTCTCATCGACACGGCCAATCCCGATGCCATGGCCGCCGGGGTCAAGGCGGCGAAAAACCGGATCATTCTCAACGGGTTTTCCCTGGAACCCCGGAAACTGGAACAGATTCTGCCCCTGGTCCGGGAATATGATGCGGATATCGTGGGGTTTCTGCTGTATCCGGACTCCCGGGTGCCGATAGATGCACCCCAGCGGTTCGAGGTGGCCCAGGATCTGATGGAAGCAGTGGAATCTGCCGGTGTGGCCAAGGAGCGGGTGATCATCGATCCGGTGATCCCGCCCCTGGCCTGGGCGGACGGGATTGTTCAGGCCAGAGAGGTGATGAAGGTGATCCGCACCCTGCCCGATCTTTTGGGGTTTCCGGTCAAGACCATCGGCGGTATCTCCAATCTGGGAACCAACGCCCCGGACCGGGCGGCACGGCTGGCTGTCGAGCTAAGCTATGTGGCCATGCTGACGTCGGCCGGTCTGGATTATGCACTTCTGGATATATTGAATTTCGACCTGGTCCGGGCAGCGAAAGTGTCCGGCATCCTGGCCAGAGAAAATCTTTTTTCCTGGGCCATGGTACCTTAA